One segment of Primulina tabacum isolate GXHZ01 chromosome 14, ASM2559414v2, whole genome shotgun sequence DNA contains the following:
- the LOC142523722 gene encoding zinc finger BED domain-containing protein DAYSLEEPER-like, with protein sequence MANRMFQKFDKYWKDYNILLSLDVIVDLRFKMQFVEFCSKKLYGHGSNELSFVKSKLVSLFEEYMGLASKSSSSNTSKSSHSGIDDNAFLPLNIGIGYFYLDELKIDRYSKCDVLAFWKAYQFKYPELAQMA encoded by the coding sequence ATGGCCAATCGGATgtttcagaaatttgacaagtACTGGAAAGATTATAACATTTTGTTGTCCCTTGATGTGATAGTTGATTTGAGGTTCAAGATGCAGTTTGTTGAGTTTTGTTCCAAGAAGTTATACGGACATGGTAGTAACGAATTAAGTTTTGTGAAGTCTAAATTAGTTTCTTTGTTTGAGGAATATATGGGTCTTGCTTCCAAATCAAGTAGTAGCAACACATCTAAGAGTTCTCACAGTGGCATTGATGATAATGCTTTTCTTCCTCTAAATATAGGCATTGGATACTTTTATTTGGATGAACTGAAAATTGACAGATATTCAAAATGTGATGTTCTTGCCTTTTGGAAAGCTTACCAATTTAAGTATCCAGAACTTGCACAAATGGCCTGA